A window of Aequoribacter fuscus genomic DNA:
GCCCCCCGAATTTTGGTTGTTCATTAGCTCCCCCGGCATAAGTGCTGAGTACAGGTGTTGCGGCTGCGAGTAAACCACTTCCAGTGACTTTGACGAAGTCCCTGCGATTTAATCTAAGGTTCCACCTTGATTGCTCGCTCATTGTTAGTCTACTTTATCCATAAATTGGTAGTACCAACCCACAAAAGGTAAAAACCAAGGTTTTCCTGTATAGGCGGGAATGGCTTTCCAAGGCGCATTTAGCCATGGACTGCTTGTTTGCTCCCCAAGCATATGTTTAGCAATTTCCTGGCCGCTTTGTACAGCCATCTGTACCCCGTGACCGCTGTATCCCATCGCGTAATAAATGCCGTTACACTGCCCCAGTTTTGGCATGCGATCTGCACTCATGTCGACGGAACCACCCCAACAATAATCAACTCCAACGCCCTTCAGTTGCGGGAAGGTTGTGGTCATGGTTTTTGTTAAAATAGTCGCGCTTTGGTGATCAGACTTTGGGTTGGATACCGCAAATTTTGCGCGGCCTCCGAACAACAAACGATGGTCACTTGTTAGTCTAAAGTAGTTGCCAATGTTTAATGTATTAACATAAGAGCGCGCTTCGGGTAGCAATGCGCTGGCGGTCGATTCAGCTAGCGGCTCAGTAACGATTACGAAACTACCAACAGGAATGACACGCCGCTTAAACCAATGGGCGGGGGTGTTTCCACTGCCTCCGGTAGCCATTAAAATCGATTTGGTCCGTATCATTCCCCGATTAGTGTTAACCAGCCAGCCGTTTTCAACTTTCACAATTTTTTGTGCTTGCGTGAATTCGCATATCGAAGCACCTTTTTGCTCGGCAACGTTTGCCAAGCCTTTGCAAAATTTTCCTACATGGAGGGTAGCGCTCAACGGCTGTAGTAAGCCCGCAAAGTAAACATCAGATTGTATCTCTTGCTCTAGGTCTGACTTGCTCAAAAGTTTGGTATCTGGATCTACCCCTGACGTTTGGAGCACATCGCGGGTTCTTTTAAGCCGTTCAACATGCCCAGGCTTGGATGCGAGCTTCAGTTTCCCATTCCTCCTGAAGTCGCACTCAATTTCGAGCTCTCTGACCAGTTGCTCTATATTATCGACGGCGGAGTTGTAGGCGAGATAAAATTCCCTAGCTTTAGATTCACCGTAAAGCTTCACTAACGAGCCATAGTCTTGCAACGTTCCATTATTGCACTGCCCGCCATTTCGACCAGATGCCTCGCCCGCTATCTCTCCCGATTCAATCAACGTCACATTTGTACCTTTGCTCGCTAATGTGAGCGAGGCGGACAAGCCTGTCAGGCCGCCGCCGATAACGAGAACATCTGTTGAATCAGTTATTGCGTTAGTGAATCGTTGCTCACTGACGCCAATGTCTAACCAATAGGGGCTTAGTTTCATAGATTACATGCCAACAATTGCTGGTAGGCCAGAGATGTCACTAATCACGTGATAATCGTAGTAGCTAGATGAAGGCCCGTGCCCGCGGTCTACGAATACTGTGTTTTTGATGCCGATATCATGAGCTGACATCAGGTCATAACGCAGACTGGATGAAACATGTAGAACATCTTCTGGATT
This region includes:
- a CDS encoding NAD(P)/FAD-dependent oxidoreductase, which produces MKLSPYWLDIGVSEQRFTNAITDSTDVLVIGGGLTGLSASLTLASKGTNVTLIESGEIAGEASGRNGGQCNNGTLQDYGSLVKLYGESKAREFYLAYNSAVDNIEQLVRELEIECDFRRNGKLKLASKPGHVERLKRTRDVLQTSGVDPDTKLLSKSDLEQEIQSDVYFAGLLQPLSATLHVGKFCKGLANVAEQKGASICEFTQAQKIVKVENGWLVNTNRGMIRTKSILMATGGSGNTPAHWFKRRVIPVGSFVIVTEPLAESTASALLPEARSYVNTLNIGNYFRLTSDHRLLFGGRAKFAVSNPKSDHQSATILTKTMTTTFPQLKGVGVDYCWGGSVDMSADRMPKLGQCNGIYYAMGYSGHGVQMAVQSGQEIAKHMLGEQTSSPWLNAPWKAIPAYTGKPWFLPFVGWYYQFMDKVD